TTGCTCTATTTGTGTtgcgtgtgtatatatataatttataatttattttaacatattaCCTCCAACCCGTCTCAACCCGACTTGTCTAACTCTTGcacccattaaaataaaataatataagcaccaaaaaaaaaaaaaaaaaaaaaaaaactgaaaaacacttcTTTGCTCGTATAtccaaaacctaaaacaaaaCGAACACCTCCTgctgcttcttcttcctctttctcttttagcCGTCAAAAAAGCTTTGCAGAGTCTCTctcacaaagagagagagagagagagaaagcaaagcgagagtgagagagagataatcATGGCGACCTACGACCTAACCCCACGGATCGCGCCGAACCTAGACCGCCACCTAGTGTTCCCAATACTCGAGTTTCTCCAGGAGCGTCGTCTCCACGAGGATGGCCAGATCTTGAAAGAGAAGATCGAGCTCCTCAACAAAACCAACATGGTCGACTATGCCATGGACATCCACAAGAGCCTCTACCACACTGAAGATGTCCCACAAGGTCCCACCTTTTCACATCTCTCtcaatatatatgtgtgtgtgtgtgtgtgtgtgtgtgtgtgtgtgtgaaagttagggtttttgattgtgttttgtgCTTGTGTGTGTAGATATGATTGACAGGAGGGTGGAGGTGGTGGCGAGATTGAAGGCATTGGAGGAGGCGGCGGCGCCGCTGGTGGCGTTCTTGCAGAATCCTAATGCTGTGCAGGAGCTCAAGGCTGATAAGCAGTACAATCTCCAAATGCTCATTGAACGATACCAGGtttgtgtttcaaaattttggatttctttttttcagtgTTTCATTCAAATTTGCTTGGAGTTTTTTTGATTGTGTGGTGGTTCATTGAATTTGTTGTGAtgataataatgtttatttgggttttgggtggGTGAGGGTTTGGTTAATGGGTTAAGCTGTTTTGTGGTGTTATTGGGTTTGTCTTGGTACTTGGGTTTGGATTTTATGATGAGTGATACATTGGGGAAACTAAGTGTGAAAGATGGCAGTGAATTTTTGTGAAGATGACCAGTGATTGATTTTGGGGTACATTACATTTTAAGCCTTATAGTCTAGGGTGTAACATGCTAAACCCCATAgtttcaaaagtaacaaattaaaccccATAGTGttgtttgataatttgataaaagGGGGAGGGGTTATTTGAATCCTTGACTTCTTGGTTGGAAACACTAGGAAGTGCCAATTGACCTGTAAGGCTCTTGGCCCATAGTTTCAtactaacaaattaaacctcaacctgtttaaatttaatattattgtgtttggattttaataTGAATTGAGGGTTtaatttgtcacttttttaAACTTTAGGATTAAATTGGCTACTCTTTAAACTATAGGGATGATAGCtttgaaaatgtaattttcccttgaatttttttttgtattttctgtaAAAGTTATTCACATATATAGAACCATTTGGACCTAGGAGGAAGTGCCATTAGAGCCAGAACTCATTGGCAATGAGTACCATTGATTAGGTAGTTTCTCATAAATATGTGATCTGGGTGAATCTTATTTGGTAGTGCTTGTACATCATTTGTTAAGATGTGAAGAATACAAGCTTTGTTGGCTTAAGATTGCAAGTATGTGTAGGCTGTAATTCGATTTATAGTTACAACTTAGGTGTACTTGAAAAGAATATAAGTACACCAATTTGTGAGTTATTATCTATTTCATTATTTCAATAGGAATATCTTGTTCATCTTGTAGAtgctttttttttgtgcttgttaTGTTAGGTTTGGCACctagaaatttgaaattttgtatgcttCTTCAATTTTAATTTGTGAAATCATGATTCGTTTCTGTCAGATTGGAACGGAGCAGATAGAGGCATTATATCAGTATGCCAAATTCCAATTTGAGTGTGGAAACTACTCTGGTGCTGCTGACTATCTGTATCAGTATAGGGCCTTATGCACAAATAGTGAAAGGAGTCTTAGTGCATTATGGGGAAAGCTTGCAGCTGAGATTTTGATGCAAAACTGGGATATTGCTCTTGAAGAGCTTAATCGGTTGAAAGAAATCATCGACTCAAAGGTATTCCCCACCCTCTGATTCACCACCTGTTCATTGTAATGTTCTTGCATAAGATATGTTTATCAATGGTGATTTTGTTGCAGAACTTTGCATCACCAATGAATCAGGTGCAAAATAGAATATGGTTAATGCACTGGAgtctcttcatctttttcaacCATGACAATGGAAGAACACAGATCATTGACTTGTTTAATCAGGATAAGTATGTCCtcttttgtcaaattttcattcaatataCTTATCTATTTATGAAATGTATTTGCTCTATAGTTCCTGAGTATGATTTTGTTAAATACTCCCCCCTCAATCCCCCTTAGTGCGAACTTCAAAGATTGTCAATATCTTTGTCGTATTTAGTGGTCTAATTAGCAATTCAATAATTGTTAactgtttataaataaattagcTTATTATTTGATCAATCCTTGATGTTGTTTTTTTGTAATCCACTTATTGGTAGAAAGAAAAGACACTGCTAATATGTTTTTACTGCTGTTATTTGTCTAGTCTTTCTTTTGGTTTTACTGGTTCTTTTATAGTTAAACAACTTACAATTGAATGATGAGGGTAAAAAAAGAGTACAGCATTgtgtcagatttttttttttcaactgtgttttctttaatctttttcatGACGAAATtgtgatatttgacat
The DNA window shown above is from Quercus lobata isolate SW786 chromosome 7, ValleyOak3.0 Primary Assembly, whole genome shotgun sequence and carries:
- the LOC115953382 gene encoding eukaryotic translation initiation factor 3 subunit E, translated to MATYDLTPRIAPNLDRHLVFPILEFLQERRLHEDGQILKEKIELLNKTNMVDYAMDIHKSLYHTEDVPQDMIDRRVEVVARLKALEEAAAPLVAFLQNPNAVQELKADKQYNLQMLIERYQIGTEQIEALYQYAKFQFECGNYSGAADYLYQYRALCTNSERSLSALWGKLAAEILMQNWDIALEELNRLKEIIDSKNFASPMNQVQNRIWLMHWSLFIFFNHDNGRTQIIDLFNQDKYLNAIQTSAPHLLRYLATAFIVNKRRRPQFKDFIKVVQQEQHSYKDPITEFLACVYVNYDFDGAQKKMRECEEVILNDPFLGKRVEEGNFSTVPLRDEFLENARLFIFETYCRIHQRIDMGVLSEKLNLNYEEAERWIVNLIRGSKLDAKIDSESGTVVMEPNHPNVYEQLIDHTKALSGRTYKLVSQLLEYAQAQTAR